From the bacterium genome, the window ACCGCCCGGCTCGATGCCGAGGTCCTCGGGCGCCTCGACCTGCTTCCACATCCAGCCGCCGCAGGTCGGGCAGGGCCGCTCGGTGAAGTGGCAGACCGGGCAGGTCCGGGCGCCGGGCGCCTGGGCGTCAGGCTCCAGCGGAGTCAGGCAGTTGGGGCACTTGGCAGCGGTGGCGGACTCGCTCATCCCTCGCCTCCCGCGCCGACTGCCCCCGGCTCGCCCGCCAGACCCAGGGCGCCGGCCGCCGTCTGCATGCCGGCGATGGTCTCGGCGATCAGGGTCTCCAGCGGCAGGCCGAGGCGCTCGGCGCCCCGCTCGATGAGGGCGCGGTCCACGCCCGCGGCGAAGCGCGCGTTCTTCCACTTCTTGCGCACCGAGGAAACGGTGGTGTCCAGCACGCTGCGACTGGGCCGGACCAGGGCCGTCGCGGCGACGAGACCGGTCAGCTCGTCGACGGCGAAGAGCACGCGCTCCAGCTCGCTCTCGGGCTCCACCTCCGTGCAGGTCTCCCAGCCGTGGCTGAGCACGGCGCGGATGAGCGGCTCCGGCCAGCCGGCCTCGCGCAGCAGGCGGGGCGTGTGCTGGCAGTGCTCCTGGGGATGCAGGTCGTAATCGAGATCGTGGACGAGCCCAACGGCGCCCCAGAGCTCGGGGTCGCCGCCGTAGCGCGGGGCGAAGTGGCGCATCACGGCCTCGACGGCCAGGGCGTGCGTGCGCAGAGCCTCGCTCGGCGTGTGAGCGCAGAGCAGCGCCCAGGCCTCCTCGCGGCTCGGGACGCGCTCGGCTGTCGTCATCGGAACCTCCTCCAGCGGACGGACGGCGGCAGTCTAGCGCATGCCGGAGCGGCCGAGAAGGCCCTGGCGCGCCGAGGCGGGCTCGTCTATCATCGCCGGATTCTCACGCCGGCGCACGGCGCCCCGCGAGGAGCCCATCGCATGCCTGTCTCCCCGCTCAGCAGCGAGGATCTCTGGACCCTGCCCCGCGTCGGGCTGCCCGCCCCATCGCCGAACGGCGAATGGGTGGCCGTGGCCGTTGCACGCTACAGCCTGGCCGAGAACAGCGGCAAGAGCCGGATCTGGCTGCTGCCCGCGGGGGCGAGGGCGGCCGGCGAGGGCGGACCGCGGGACCCGGCGCGCCCCCTCACCGCCGCCGACGCCGACTGCCGGCAGCCGGTCTGGAGCCCGGACGGCGAGGGCCTCTTCTTCCTGCGCACCCCGGGCGCGGGCGTGGGCCGCTTCGGCGATCGCCCGCAGCTCTATCGCCTGCACCTGGCCGGCGGCGAAGCCGAGCGCCTCACGGATCTGCCCTACGGCGTGCTGGATCCGCGCTGCTTCCCCGACGGCCGCCGGGTGGCCTTCCTCAGCGAGATGGCCGCCGGCCGCCCCGGCGTCGAGGGCGCCGCCGCCCTGCGCAAGCGCGAGGAGGAGCGCGCGCTTCCGGCGCGCGTCACCGAGAGCCGCGTCTATCGGTACTGGGACCACTGGCTCGAGACGGAGCGCTACTACCACGTGCTCTGCCTGGACCTCGCGACGGGCGCGCTCAGCGACCTCACGCCGGACTCGCAGCGCTGGTTCGACCCGCTCGAGCCCCTCGGCGAGTACGACATCGCGCCCGACGGCCGCGAGCTGGCCTTCTCGGCCTGCGCGAGCCGTCCGCCGCACGACCCCTTGCGC encodes:
- a CDS encoding HD domain-containing protein; its protein translation is MTTAERVPSREEAWALLCAHTPSEALRTHALAVEAVMRHFAPRYGGDPELWGAVGLVHDLDYDLHPQEHCQHTPRLLREAGWPEPLIRAVLSHGWETCTEVEPESELERVLFAVDELTGLVAATALVRPSRSVLDTTVSSVRKKWKNARFAAGVDRALIERGAERLGLPLETLIAETIAGMQTAAGALGLAGEPGAVGAGGEG